A window from Streptomonospora salina encodes these proteins:
- a CDS encoding class I SAM-dependent methyltransferase, whose translation MQDHGNRWAELTGGQGGARYAARFAALADSGADVHGEARFCASLLDPAARVLDAGCGTGRVAVRLAESGHTCVGVDADPSMLVEARRHAPQMTWLEADLAEVADLGLEPDFDMAVAAGNVVPLLAPGTEPGVVAALASLLRPGGLLVAGFGLDADHLPLEQAPVSLADYDTWCDRAGLAPVSRHATWDGDAYTGGGYAVSVHRRS comes from the coding sequence GTGCAGGATCACGGGAACCGGTGGGCCGAGCTCACCGGAGGCCAGGGCGGCGCGCGCTATGCCGCCCGGTTCGCCGCGTTGGCCGATTCCGGAGCCGACGTGCACGGCGAGGCGCGGTTCTGCGCCAGCCTGCTGGATCCGGCCGCGCGGGTGCTGGACGCCGGATGCGGTACCGGCCGCGTCGCCGTCCGGCTGGCCGAGTCGGGGCACACGTGCGTCGGCGTGGACGCCGACCCCTCCATGCTGGTCGAGGCGCGCCGCCATGCGCCGCAGATGACATGGCTGGAAGCCGACCTGGCGGAGGTCGCCGACCTGGGGCTGGAGCCGGACTTCGACATGGCGGTGGCGGCGGGAAACGTCGTCCCGCTGCTGGCGCCCGGCACCGAGCCCGGGGTCGTGGCCGCGCTGGCGTCGCTGCTGCGGCCCGGCGGGCTGCTGGTGGCCGGGTTCGGCCTGGACGCCGACCACCTGCCGCTGGAGCAGGCACCCGTATCGCTGGCCGACTACGACACCTGGTGCGACCGGGCCGGGCTCGCGCCCGTCAGCCGCCACGCCACCTGGGACGGCGACGCCTACACCGGCGGCGGCTACGCCGTCAGCGTGCACCGCCGCAGCTGA
- a CDS encoding DUF6653 family protein: MAAEPPNAFARIRRTVFARHSNPWSAWTRWATTPLVLVPVWTRDWRHAAAVAAWMAANTVLFPAPADDSAWSTRAMLGEEQWITDTPHDAALAVQTAGSAATVAALVAAYRRRPAPAAAAAAAAMGLTMLYWQQMTRYYDPGRAEETAAD; encoded by the coding sequence ATGGCCGCCGAACCCCCGAACGCCTTCGCGCGCATCCGCCGCACCGTCTTCGCCCGCCACAGCAACCCCTGGAGCGCATGGACCCGGTGGGCCACCACACCCCTGGTCCTGGTCCCGGTGTGGACCCGCGACTGGCGGCACGCGGCCGCCGTCGCCGCCTGGATGGCGGCCAATACCGTCCTCTTCCCCGCGCCCGCCGATGACAGCGCCTGGTCCACGCGCGCGATGCTCGGCGAGGAGCAGTGGATCACCGACACTCCCCACGACGCGGCGCTGGCCGTGCAGACCGCGGGATCGGCGGCGACGGTCGCCGCACTCGTGGCGGCCTACCGCCGCCGCCCGGCCCCCGCGGCCGCGGCCGCGGCCGCCGCGATGGGCCTGACGATGCTCTACTGGCAGCAGATGACCCGCTACTACGACCCCGGCCGCGCCGAGGAGACCGCCGCGGACTGA
- a CDS encoding MmyB family transcriptional regulator: MTQHGAASGGGRPGQLGAALRGWRERIAPETVGLVAGRRRRAVGLRREELARHAGVSPDYIVRLEQGRATSPSSQVLAALARALRLGSQERRHLFALAGRREPDAGEAPAHPAPSVLRLLERMDDSPVSVYDAAWTLVASNRLFAALMGGVLSGPAERDHNVAWRHFTGLPARVSHTARQRERFERAVVGDLRAACARYPRDARLRSLTADLHGASPRFAELWDSHAIGVHTTDAKTVHHPDVGPIDLDCDVLQAPGGGHHVVLYTADPGTEGADKLRLLGVIGTREMSEPPASDHPAAPVTDRRCSGD, translated from the coding sequence ATGACTCAGCACGGCGCCGCGAGCGGCGGCGGCCGCCCCGGACAGCTGGGGGCCGCGCTGCGCGGCTGGCGGGAGCGGATCGCCCCCGAGACCGTCGGTCTGGTCGCGGGGCGCCGCCGCCGGGCCGTGGGACTGCGGCGCGAGGAGCTCGCCCGACACGCGGGGGTCTCACCCGACTACATCGTGCGGCTGGAGCAGGGCCGCGCGACCTCGCCCTCATCACAGGTCCTGGCCGCGCTGGCGCGCGCGTTGCGGCTGGGGTCCCAGGAGCGCCGCCACCTGTTCGCCCTTGCGGGCCGGCGTGAGCCGGACGCCGGCGAGGCGCCCGCGCACCCGGCACCGAGTGTGCTGCGCCTGTTGGAGCGGATGGACGACTCGCCGGTCAGCGTCTACGACGCCGCCTGGACCCTGGTCGCCTCCAACCGGTTGTTCGCCGCGCTGATGGGCGGTGTCCTGTCCGGACCGGCCGAGCGGGACCACAACGTGGCCTGGCGCCACTTCACGGGTCTTCCCGCCCGTGTCAGCCACACCGCCCGACAGCGGGAGCGCTTCGAGCGGGCCGTGGTGGGCGACCTGCGGGCCGCCTGCGCCCGCTACCCGCGCGACGCGCGCCTGCGCTCGCTGACCGCCGACTTGCACGGTGCGAGCCCGCGCTTCGCCGAACTGTGGGATTCCCACGCGATCGGTGTGCACACCACCGACGCCAAGACCGTGCATCATCCCGACGTCGGCCCGATCGACCTCGACTGCGACGTGCTCCAGGCCCCCGGCGGCGGCCACCACGTCGTCCTCTACACCGCCGATCCCGGCACCGAGGGCGCCGACAAACTCCGGCTGCTCGGCGTCATCGGGACTCGAGAGATGAGTGAGCCCCCCGCCTCCGACCACCCGGCGGCACCGGTCACCGACCGCCGGTGCTCGGGCGATTGA